The proteins below come from a single Macaca fascicularis isolate 582-1 chromosome 9, T2T-MFA8v1.1 genomic window:
- the ADIRF gene encoding adipogenesis regulatory factor isoform X2: MASKGLQDLKQQVEGTAQEAVSAAGAAAQQVVDQATEAGQKAMDQLAKTTQETIDKTASQASDTFSGIGKKFGLLK, translated from the exons ATGGCCAGCAAGGGCTTGCAGGACCTGAAGCAACAGGTGGAGGGGACCGCCCAGGAAGCCG TGTCAGCGGCCGGAGCAGCAGCTCAGCAAGTGGTGGATCAGGCCACAGAGGCGGGGCAGAAAG CCATGGACCAGCTGGCCAAGACCACCCAGGAAACCATCGACAAGACTGCTAGCCAGGCCTCTGACACCTTCTCTGGGATCGGGAAAAAATTCGGCCTCCTGAAATAA
- the ADIRF gene encoding adipogenesis regulatory factor isoform X1 has protein sequence MLSKRPLLSLMSTPALSSCPGADPVLTPKIRKGGLGLMSWEELCALLLPPAPLWTPVLTPLRSLVPSAPFPRRPVLGQDVLPGLRTLEQGPATPRSLYDGNRPASSPLRGAGRPWGALKTGAGTWQRHSGLDPTSLRLLLTTPQIPRSYGQQGLAGPEATGGGDRPGSRHGPAGQDHPGNHRQDC, from the exons ATGCTCAGTAAAAGACCGCTGCTGTCATTAATGTCAACACCAGCCCTGAGCTCCTGCCCTGGAGCTGACCCAGTGCTCACGCCCAAGATAAGAAAGGGAGGGCTGGGGCTGATGAGCTGGGAGGAGCTGTGCGCCCTTCTCCTGCCCCCAGCTCCTCTCTGGACCCCTGTCCTAACCCCTCTTCGGTCCCTGGTTCCCTCTGCCCCTTTCCCACGGCGGCCCGTCTTAGGTCAGGATGTGCTCCCTGGCCTGCGGACTCTGGAGCAGGGCCCGGCCACTCCCCGGAGCCTGTATGACGGGAACCGCCCCGCGTCCTCTCCCCTACGCGGGGCAGGCCGGCCCTGGGGCGCCTTAAAAACCGGAGCTGGCACTTGGCAGCGCCACTCTGGGCTGGATCCAACGTCGCTCCGGCTGCTCTTGACGACTCCACAGATTCCCCGAAGCTATGGCCAGCAAGGGCTTGCAGGACCTGAAGCAACAGGTGGAGGGGACCGCCCAGGAAGCCG CCATGGACCAGCTGGCCAAGACCACCCAGGAAACCATCGACAAGACTGCTAG